From a single Calothrix sp. NIES-2098 genomic region:
- a CDS encoding sulfatase: protein MKFKSKPWNLFPRIAKAIAISLLIVLLTINSPALAATSEVLPVPLPEFKGKIGLTYKESQPDFPQPIAAPANAPNVLLVILDDVGFGQASTFGGPVDTPNLTHLAETGLRYNQFHTTALCSPTRAALLTGRNHHSVNTGVVEELATGYPGYTTVLPKSAATVAEILRQNGYNTAAFGKWHNTPDFETSAAGPFDRWPTGLGFEYYYGFLGGDTNQWSPALVENTKRVDKPNKPDYHLTPDLVDHAIAWIRNQQSIAPEKPFFAYLATGATHAPHHAPKEWIDKYKGKFDQGWDKLREETFALQKQQGVIPANAQLTPRPQELPAWDSLSAEQQKLYAHMAEVFAGFLGHTDYEVGRLINAVDQLGELDNTLVIYVVGDNGASAEGGLTGSVNELQVFNGVPENLQQLLAAYDDLGSPKTFNHFPAAWAWAVNTPFQWTKQIASHFGGTRNPLVISWGANIKDQGSIRSQFHHVIDITPTILEVAGITAPKQVNGVKQQPIEGTSLAYTFNNPNASSHRETQYFEMLGNRAIYDEGWVAAARHGRLPWERTVKGSFDTDEWELYNIAEDFSEANNLAKKNPEKLEKLQKLFLKEAKKHKVLPLDDRIAERFDVKIRPSLTRGRTTFTYYPGTVGIPEGSAPNLKNRSFTITANVEIPENGAEGVILTQGGRFAGWSFFLEDGKPTYVYNYANTARYTIQSPEKLPSGKSTIRFNFDYDGGVGAGGIGKLFINNQQVAEGRVDKTIAYRLALDETFDVGRDTGTPVVDTYQVPFNFTGNLQQVSLELK from the coding sequence ATGAAGTTTAAATCTAAGCCCTGGAATTTATTTCCAAGAATAGCAAAGGCGATCGCTATATCATTATTGATAGTTTTGTTAACGATTAATAGCCCCGCCCTAGCTGCTACATCTGAGGTTTTACCTGTGCCCTTACCAGAGTTTAAGGGTAAAATCGGCCTCACCTATAAAGAATCACAACCAGACTTTCCCCAACCTATAGCCGCCCCCGCTAACGCCCCCAACGTCTTGTTAGTAATTCTAGATGATGTGGGTTTTGGACAAGCTAGTACCTTTGGCGGCCCTGTGGATACTCCCAACTTAACCCACCTAGCCGAAACAGGATTACGCTACAACCAGTTTCACACCACCGCCCTGTGTTCTCCTACCAGGGCAGCTTTGTTAACTGGACGCAATCATCATTCAGTGAATACAGGAGTAGTTGAAGAATTAGCTACAGGTTATCCTGGCTACACAACAGTTTTGCCTAAGAGTGCTGCTACTGTTGCCGAAATCCTGCGACAAAATGGCTATAACACAGCCGCTTTTGGTAAATGGCATAATACACCAGACTTTGAAACCAGCGCCGCCGGGCCTTTTGATCGATGGCCTACAGGGTTAGGATTTGAGTATTATTACGGCTTCCTTGGTGGTGATACTAACCAGTGGAGTCCGGCTTTAGTGGAAAATACTAAGCGTGTAGATAAACCCAACAAGCCAGATTATCACCTAACACCTGACTTAGTAGACCATGCGATCGCCTGGATTCGCAACCAACAATCTATTGCACCAGAAAAACCATTTTTCGCCTATCTCGCCACCGGCGCTACCCACGCACCCCACCACGCCCCTAAAGAGTGGATTGACAAATATAAAGGTAAATTTGACCAAGGTTGGGATAAATTACGCGAAGAAACCTTTGCCCTACAAAAGCAACAGGGTGTAATTCCCGCTAATGCTCAACTCACCCCCCGCCCTCAAGAATTGCCAGCTTGGGATTCCCTTTCAGCAGAACAGCAAAAACTCTATGCCCACATGGCAGAGGTATTTGCTGGATTTTTAGGTCATACAGATTATGAAGTCGGCAGGTTAATTAATGCTGTTGACCAACTGGGAGAACTGGATAACACCTTAGTCATATATGTTGTGGGAGATAACGGTGCTAGTGCCGAAGGTGGATTAACAGGTAGCGTCAACGAACTGCAAGTTTTCAATGGTGTACCCGAAAATCTCCAACAACTGCTAGCTGCTTATGATGACTTGGGTAGCCCCAAAACCTTCAACCATTTTCCAGCCGCTTGGGCATGGGCAGTCAATACTCCCTTTCAATGGACAAAGCAAATCGCCTCTCACTTTGGCGGTACTCGTAACCCCTTAGTAATTTCCTGGGGCGCAAATATCAAAGACCAAGGCAGCATTCGCAGTCAATTTCACCATGTAATTGATATTACACCCACAATTTTAGAAGTGGCGGGAATTACTGCTCCTAAACAAGTAAATGGTGTGAAGCAACAACCAATAGAAGGTACTAGCCTCGCATATACATTTAATAATCCTAATGCCTCTTCTCATCGGGAAACACAGTATTTTGAGATGCTGGGTAATCGAGCCATTTATGATGAAGGTTGGGTAGCTGCGGCGCGTCATGGTCGCTTACCTTGGGAGCGAACTGTCAAAGGTAGCTTTGATACAGATGAGTGGGAACTGTACAACATTGCCGAAGATTTCAGCGAGGCGAATAATCTAGCTAAGAAAAACCCAGAAAAGCTAGAAAAACTGCAAAAGTTGTTTTTAAAAGAAGCCAAGAAGCATAAAGTATTACCGCTAGACGATCGCATCGCTGAAAGATTTGATGTTAAAATTCGTCCCAGCCTCACCAGAGGACGCACAACATTCACCTACTATCCTGGTACAGTGGGCATTCCCGAAGGTAGCGCCCCTAATCTGAAAAATCGCTCCTTCACGATTACAGCTAATGTAGAAATTCCCGAAAACGGGGCAGAAGGTGTAATTTTAACCCAAGGTGGTCGCTTTGCTGGTTGGAGCTTTTTCCTTGAGGATGGTAAGCCTACTTATGTTTACAACTATGCCAATACTGCCCGCTATACCATTCAATCACCAGAAAAATTACCCTCTGGTAAATCTACAATCCGGTTCAACTTTGATTATGACGGTGGTGTAGGTGCAGGTGGCATTGGTAAATTATTCATCAACAATCAACAGGTAGCGGAAGGTCGAGTTGATAAAACCATCGCTTACCGTTTAGCCCTCGACGAAACCTTTGATGTCGGCAGAGATACAGGTACTCCTGTAGTTGACACTTACCAAGTACCTTTTAACTTCACTGGTAACTTACAACAAGTCAGCCTGGAGTTGAAGTAA